In Salvelinus namaycush isolate Seneca chromosome 17, SaNama_1.0, whole genome shotgun sequence, one genomic interval encodes:
- the LOC120061949 gene encoding protocadherin beta-16-like — translation MESHCLVQRWRRYVSVFLLLSTTMNTSSAVTHYSIPEEMEEGSVVANLATDLGLDVKTLNRRKMRLDVVANKKYLEVNKDTGELYILQKMDREHLCSSKTNCFLKLDATIENPLRMFNIELEIMDINDNSPYFRRDEMHLDISESTAIGERLSLNNAVDLDVGTNSVKTYHLRESHHFNIEIQAGRDGSKFADLILKKALDREKQEVHNLILTAVDGGVPSRTGTANIIVRVLDTNDNAPQFDKESYTINVMENFPIGSLVVTLNATDLDEGTNSEIIYSYSLYTSEKTQATFSLNSNNGEITVKEMINYEDFRIYDMEVIATDKGTNSLSGQCKITILVTDMNDNHPEISIKSYQSPIKEDIAVDTVIAVVSVSDKDSGENGIVDIHIADELPFALRESSDNYYELVVSEPLDREKVPEYDITFTVTDRGSPPLSDNETMTLELLDVNDNVPLFPQSFYTIPVMENNAPGALLSSLTAFDPDLHENQYLVYFIIEKEIVNTSISMLFSINPENGNLYALKTFDYEIEKEFLFHIEARDSGVPPLSSNVTVHIIIVDQNDNTPVIVSPWRVHGSLVEEKIPRSTDKGSLVSKVIAIDTDSVQNSRITYQFLQVTDATLFSLDQYNGDIRTMRMFSYRDPRHQRLVVIAKDNGEPALSATVTIKLSTVETAVKAYSDMTEVPLGYDIFSDLNLYLVIGLGSVSFLLLITILVTCVLKCQKPMPSKAAPPSRNSVISERNSTIADSTLVSNDAYWYSLFLAETRKGKLVVRQPVPKAGSRYIVSSLPRSTGLTETSDSAASTLQVRRTSTSE, via the coding sequence ATGGAGTCGCATTGCCTCGTTCAACGGTGGAGAAGGTACGTATCggtctttcttcttctctctaccACCATGAACACGTCGTCTGCCGTAACCCATTATTCTATTCCAGAGGAAATGGAGGAAGGCTCCGTTGTTGCCAATTTAGCTACTGATTTGGGACTGGATGTGAAAACATTGAATAGGCGCAAGATGCGATTGGATGTTGTCGCCAATAAAAAATATCTGGAGGTTAACAAAGATACCGGAGAGCTTTACATTTTACAGAAAATGGACAGAGAACATCTTTGCAGCTCTAAAACCAATTGCTTTCTTAAACTGGACGCTACAATTGAAAACCCATTACGAATGTTTAATATTGAGCTAGAAATCATGGATATCAACGACAATTCACCTTATTTTCGAAGAGACGAAATGCATTTGGATATATCCGAGTCGACTGCAATAGGAGAACGCTTATCTTTGAACAATGCCGTGGATCTTGACGTCGGCACTAATTCTGTGAAAACCTACCATCTAAGAGAAAGTCATCATTTTAATATAGAAATTCAGGCCGGACGAGACGGGTCAAAGTTTGCTGATTTGATTCTGAAAAAGGCTTTAGACCGAGAGAAGCAGGAGGTTCATAATCTAATACTCACCGCTGTAGACGGCGGAGTCCCCTCACGCACAGGCACAGCCAACATCATTGTTCGCGTTCTAGATACGAATGACAACGCCCCTCAATTTGATAAAGAAAGCTACACCATCAATGTGATGGAAAACTTTCCAATTGGAAGCCTTGTGGTTACACTGAATGCAACTGACTTAGATGAGGGTACCAATTCGGAAATAATATATTCATATAGCCTCTATACATCAGAGAAAACTCAAGCCACTTTCAGTTTGAATTCTAATAACGGAGAAATAACGGTGAAAGAAATGATAAATTATGAAGACTTCAGGATTTATGATATGGAAGTCATAGCAACTGATAAGGGGACCAACTCTTTGTCAGGTCAGTGTAAAATAACTATTCTAGTGACGGATATGAATGACAATCACCCTGAAATAtcaatcaaatcatatcaaagtCCTATAAAGGAGGATATAGCAGTAGACACGGTGATAGCAGTTGTCAGTGTCAGCGATAAAGATTCAGGTGAAAATGGGATTGTCGATATCCATATTGCGGATGAATTACCTTTTGCACTAAGAGAGTCTTCCGATAACTATTATGAGTTAGTAGTATCAGAACCTCTAGACCGTGAGAAGGTCCCAGAATATGACATAACTTTTACCGTAACAGACAGGGGTTCCCCTCCGCTATCTGACAATGAAACAATGACTTTAGAACTACTAGACGTTAACGACAACGTTCCACTTTTCCCCCAGTCGTTCTACACTATACCCGTTATGGAGAATAACGCGCCTGGGGCCTTGCTAAGTTCCCTCACTGCGTTTGATCCAGACCTCCATGAAAACCAGTATCTAGTTTATTTCATCATAGAAAAGGAGATAGTGAACACCTCCATTTCCATGCTGTTTTCCATCAATCCGGAGAACGGTAATCTTTACGCACTGAAGACGTTTGACTATGAGATAGAGAAGGAGTTCCTTTTCCACATTGAGGCCAGAGACTCTGGTGTTCCTCCTCTCAGCAGTAATGTGACTGTCCACATCATTATTGTTGATCAGAACGACAACACCCCGGTCATAGTCTCTCCGTGGCGCGTGCACGGCTCCTTGGTGGAGGAAAAGATTCCCAGATCCACCGATAAAGGATCCCTGGTCTCCAAGGTGATAGCCATAGACACGGACTCGGTCCAGAACTCTCGGATTACATACCAGTTTCTACAGGTTACTGACGCCACCTTATTCAGTCTGGACCAATACAATGGAGATATCCGGACCATGAGAATGTTCAGTTACAGAGATCCGCGTCATCAACGGCTGGTTGTCATCGCCAAGGACAACGGGGAACCTGCTCTGTCAGCTACAGTTACCATCAAGCTGTCAACAGTGGAGACTGCTGTTAAAGCCTACTCTGACATGACTGAAGTGCCTCTAGGATATGACATATTTTCAGACTTAAACCTGTATTTGGTGATCGGCTTGGGCTCGGTGTCCTTTCTGTTACTGATCACCATATTGGTCACCTGTGTGCTGAAGTGTCAGAAACCGATGCCCAGCAAAGCGGCTCCTCCCAGTAGGAACAGCGTGATCAGCGAGAGGAACTCGACCATCGCAGATTCCACCCTGGTCTCCAACGATGCCTACTGGTACAGTCTGTTTCTAGCAGAGACCAGGAAAGGAAAGCTGGTAGTCAGACAGCCTGTGCCAAAGGCGGGCTCCAGATACATTGTGTCCAGTTTACCAAGGAGCACGGGCCTGACAGAGACCAGCGACTCAGCAGCCTCTACTCTGCAGGTAAGAAGGACCTCCACCTCTGAATGA
- the LOC120061950 gene encoding protocadherin alpha-C2-like: protein MDVHRIIQPSRRYVSVFLLFSAVLNMASAVTHYSIPEEMEEGSIVANLATDLGLDMKTLSNRKMRLDTIANKKYVDVNKDTGEMYIAEKIDRELLCNIKTATCYLKMEVVLENPLRIFNIELEIMDINDNAPQFRRDTIHLDISESTPLGERFSLSNAVDPDIGANSVKTYHLSESHHFGIEIQTGRDGSKFADLILKTALDREKQAFQNLILTAVDSGVPTRSGTASIIVHVLDTNDNAPYFEKESFRINVPENSPIGNLVVKLNATDLDEGSNAEVIYSYSLYTTEKTQGTFKLNPDSGEITVKEMINYEDFRIYDMEVIATDKGANSLSGQCKLTILVTDMNDNHPEMSIKSFQSPIKEDIAVDTVIAVVSVSDKDSGENGIVDIRIPDELPFALRESSGNYYELVVSEPLDREKVPEYDITFTVTDRGSPPLSDNETMTLELLDVNDNVPQFPQSFYTIPVMENNAPGALLSSLTAFDPDLHENQYLVYFIIEKEIVNTSISMLFSINPENGNLYALKTFDYEIEKEFIFHIEARDSGVPPLSSNVTVHIIIVDQNDNTPVIVSPWRVHGSLVEEKIPRSTDKGSLVSKVIAIDTDSVQNSRITYQFLQVTDATLFSLDQYNGDIRTMRMFSYRDPRHQRLVVIAKDNGEPALSATVTIKLSTVETVVKAYSDMTEVPLEYDIFSDLNLYLVIGLGSVSFLLLITILVTCVLKCQKPMPSKAAPPSRNSVISERNSTIADSTLVSNDAYWYSLFLAETRKGKLVVRQPVPKAGSRYIVSSLPRSTGLTETSDSAASTLQGTK, encoded by the exons ATGGATGTACATCGGATCATTCAGCCCTCGAGGAGGTACGTCTCGGTCTTTCTGCTTTTCTCTGCAGTCCTGAACATGGCATCTGCCGTTACCCATTATTCTATTCCCGAGGAAATGGAGGAAGGCTCTATTGTTGCTAATCTAGCCACTGATTTGGGACTAGATATGAAAACCTTAAGCAACCGCAAGATGCGGTTAGATACCATAGCTAATAAGAAATATGTGGACGTTAATAAGGACACAGGAGAAATGTATATCGCTGAGAAGATAGACAGGGAACTGCTTTGCAACATTAAGACAGCTACTTGTTATTTAAAAATGGAAGTTGTCCTTGAGAACCCACTGAGGATATTTAACATAGAGTTAGAAATAATGGATATCAATGATAATGCGCCACAATTTCGAAGAGATACAATACATTTAGATATATCCGAGTCTACACCGTTAGGTGAGCgattttctttaagcaatgcgGTTGACCCTGATATTGGTGCAAACTCGGTGAAAACCTATCATCTTAGCGAAAGCCACCATTTTGGTATTGAAATTCAGACTGGAAGAGACGGATCGAAGTTTGCTGATTTGATTCTGAAAACGGCTTTAGACCGAGAGAAGCAGGCGTTTCAAAATCTAATACTCACGGCTGTAGACAGCGGGGTACCCACGCGCTCGGGTACAGCCAGCATCATTGTTCATGTGTTAGATACAAATGACAACGCCCCTTATTTTGAAAAGGAAAGCTTTCGTATAAACGTACCGGAGAACTCCCCAATCGGAAATCTTGTAGTGAAGTTAAACGCAACAGACTTAGACGAAGGGTCAAATGCAGAAGTAATATACTCATACAGTCTTTATACAACAGAAAAGACACAGGGCACGTTCAAATTAAATCCTGATAGCGGTGAGATAACTGTAAAGGAAATGATCAATTATGAAGACTTTAGGATCTATGACATGGAAGTCATTGCAACAGATAAGGGGGCCAACTCTTTGTCAGGTCAGTGTAAATTAACTATTTTAGTGACAGATATGAATGATAATCATCCAGAAATGTCAATCAAATCATTTCAAAGTCCTATAAAGGAGGATATAGCAGTAGACACGGTGATAGCAGTTGTCAGTGTCAGCGATAAAGATTCAGGTGAAAATGGGATTGTAGATATTCGTATTCCTGATGAATTACCTTTTGCACTAAGAGAGTCTTCTGGTAACTATTATGAGTTAGTAGTATCAGAACCTCTAGACCGTGAGAAGGTCCCAGAATATGACATAACTTTTACCGTAACAGACAGGGGTTCCCCTCCGCTATCTGACAACGAAACGATGACTTTAGAACTACTAGACGTTAACGACAACGTTCCACAGTTCCCCCAGTCGTTCTACACTATACCCGTTATGGAGAATAACGCGCCTGGGGCCTTGCTAAGTTCCCTCACTGCGTTTGATCCAGACCTCCATGAAAACCAGTATCTAGTTTATTTCATCATAGAAAAGGAGATAGTGAACACCTCCATTTCCATGCTGTTTTCCATCAATCCGGAGAACGGTAATCTTTACGCACTGAAGACGTTTGACTATGAGATAGAGAAGGAGTTTATTTTCCACATTGAGGCCAGAGACTCTGGTGTTCCTCCTCTCAGCAGTAACGTGACTGTCCACATCATTATTGTTGATCAGAACGACAACACCCCGGTCATAGTCTCTCCGTGGCGCGTGCACGGCTCCTTGGTGGAGGAAAAGATTCCCAGATCCACCGATAAAGGATCCCTGGTCTCTAAGGTGATAGCCATAGACACGGACTCGGTCCAGAACTCTCGGATTACATACCAGTTTCTACAGGTTACTGACGCCACCTTATTCAGTCTGGACCAATACAATGGAGATATCCGGACCATGAGAATGTTCAGTTACAGAGATCCGCGTCATCAACGGCTGGTTGTCATCGCCAAGGACAACGGGGAACCTGCTCTGTCAGCTACAGTTACCATCAAGCTGTCAACAGTGGAGACTGTTGTTAAAGCCTACTCTGACATGACTGAAGTGCCTCTAGAATATGACATATTTTCAGACTTAAACCTGTATTTGGTGATCGGCTTGGGCTCGGTGTCCTTTCTGTTACTGATCACCATATTGGTCACCTGTGTGCTGAAGTGTCAGAAACCGATGCCCAGCAAAGCGGCTCCTCCCAGTAGGAACAGCGTGATCAGCGAGAGGAACTCGACCATCGCAGATTCCACCCTGGTCTCCAACGATGCCTACTGGTACAGTCTGTTTCTAGCAGAGACCAGGAAAGGAAAGCTGGTAGTCAGACAGCCTGTGCCAAAGGCGGGCTCCAGATACATTGTGTCCAGTTTACCAAGGAGCACGGGCCTGACAGAGACCAGCGACTCAGCAGCCTCTACTCTGCAG GGCACAAAGTGA